A genomic stretch from Theropithecus gelada isolate Dixy chromosome 2, Tgel_1.0, whole genome shotgun sequence includes:
- the GTPBP8 gene encoding GTP-binding protein 8 isoform X2, whose amino-acid sequence MAAPGLRLGAERLFAMPAVLELLSRSNSTSQAFAEVLRLPKQQLRKLLYPLQEVERFLAPDRRQDLHLRIFDPSPEDIARADNVFTATEGNRIDYVSSAVRIDHAPDLPRPEGHTKKMNFFKVGKHFTVVDMPGYGYRAPGDFVDMVETYLKERRNLKRTFLLVDSVVGIQKTDNIAIEMCEEFALPYVIVLTKIDKSSKGHLLKQVLQIQKFVNTKTQGCFPQLFPVSSVTFSGIHLLRSFIASVTGNLD is encoded by the exons ATGGCGGCTCCCGGGCTGCGGCTGGGAGCGGAAAGGCTGTTTGCAATGCCTGCGGTGCTGGAGCTACTGAGCCGCTCTAACAGCACGTCCCAAGCCTTTGCTGAGGTGCTGCGGCTACCGAAGCAGCAGCTGAGGAAGCTGCTGTACCCGCTGCAGGAAGTCGAGCGGTTCCTCGCGCCCGACAGGAGGCAAGACCTTCACCTGCGTATCTTTGACCCGAGCCCGGAGGACATCGCGAGGGCGGACAACGTCTTCACGGCCACTGAAGGGAACCGCATCGACTACGTCAGCTCTGCCGTTCGTATAGACCACGCCCCGGACCTCCCCCGGCCTGAG GgacacacaaagaaaatgaattttttcaaagttggaaaacattttaCAGTGGTGGACATGCCAGGTTATGGCTATAGAGCACCTGGAGATTTTGTTGACATGGTAGAGACCTATCTAAAAGAACGAAGAaa CTTgaagagaacatttttattaGTGGATAGTGTTGTTGGAATTCAAAAAACAGACAATATTGCCATAGAAATGTGTGAAGAATTTGCATTACCTTATGTG aTTGTAttaacaaaaattgacaaatcttccAAGGGACATCTTTTAAAACAAGTGCTTCAGATCCAGAAATTTGTTAACACGAAAACTCAAGGATGTTTTCCTCAGTTGTTTCCTGTAAG ctCTGTGACCTTTTCTGGAATCCATCTGTTGAGAAGCTTTATAGCCAGTGTAACAGGAAATCTTGACTAA
- the GTPBP8 gene encoding GTP-binding protein 8 isoform X1, translating to MAAPGLRLGAERLFAMPAVLELLSRSNSTSQAFAEVLRLPKQQLRKLLYPLQEVERFLAPDRRQDLHLRIFDPSPEDIARADNVFTATEGNRIDYVSSAVRIDHAPDLPRPEVCFIGRSNVGKSSLIKALFSLAPEVEVRVSKKPGHTKKMNFFKVGKHFTVVDMPGYGYRAPGDFVDMVETYLKERRNLKRTFLLVDSVVGIQKTDNIAIEMCEEFALPYVIVLTKIDKSSKGHLLKQVLQIQKFVNTKTQGCFPQLFPVSSVTFSGIHLLRSFIASVTGNLD from the exons ATGGCGGCTCCCGGGCTGCGGCTGGGAGCGGAAAGGCTGTTTGCAATGCCTGCGGTGCTGGAGCTACTGAGCCGCTCTAACAGCACGTCCCAAGCCTTTGCTGAGGTGCTGCGGCTACCGAAGCAGCAGCTGAGGAAGCTGCTGTACCCGCTGCAGGAAGTCGAGCGGTTCCTCGCGCCCGACAGGAGGCAAGACCTTCACCTGCGTATCTTTGACCCGAGCCCGGAGGACATCGCGAGGGCGGACAACGTCTTCACGGCCACTGAAGGGAACCGCATCGACTACGTCAGCTCTGCCGTTCGTATAGACCACGCCCCGGACCTCCCCCGGCCTGAG GTGTGTTTTATAGGCAGAAGCAATGTTGGAAAATCATCCCTAATCAAGGCTTTATTTTCACTGGCCCCTGAGGTCGAAGTCAGAGTCTCCAAAAAACCA GgacacacaaagaaaatgaattttttcaaagttggaaaacattttaCAGTGGTGGACATGCCAGGTTATGGCTATAGAGCACCTGGAGATTTTGTTGACATGGTAGAGACCTATCTAAAAGAACGAAGAaa CTTgaagagaacatttttattaGTGGATAGTGTTGTTGGAATTCAAAAAACAGACAATATTGCCATAGAAATGTGTGAAGAATTTGCATTACCTTATGTG aTTGTAttaacaaaaattgacaaatcttccAAGGGACATCTTTTAAAACAAGTGCTTCAGATCCAGAAATTTGTTAACACGAAAACTCAAGGATGTTTTCCTCAGTTGTTTCCTGTAAG ctCTGTGACCTTTTCTGGAATCCATCTGTTGAGAAGCTTTATAGCCAGTGTAACAGGAAATCTTGACTAA